The Panicum virgatum strain AP13 chromosome 5K, P.virgatum_v5, whole genome shotgun sequence genome has a window encoding:
- the LOC120708944 gene encoding probably inactive leucine-rich repeat receptor-like protein kinase At5g48380 isoform X3, whose protein sequence is MPSAVLLCLDQLTAAFSRFFLWFLLLRSSSFCSGSELDVRCLKTLQRSVIDPRGVLESSWNFSSFICSFTGVECWYPDEERVLSLRLSNMGLEGQFPQGLEYCTSLVTLDLSCNNFSGSIPSDIARQLPYLSSLDLSFNIFSGEIPPAISNLAYLNDLYLPRNQLSGQIPGQFGVMARLTSFDVADNLLSGPIPLALQKFPASTFAGNPELCDAPLDKCPRKTTKRRLIIHDESVIGAAAGFVVGFVAAFNLGAIGTSANI, encoded by the exons ATGCCTTCTGCAGTTCTGCTTTGCTTGGATCAACTAACAGCCG CTTTCAGCAG GTTCTTCCTCTGGTTTCTGCTTTTGAGGAGCTCATCATTTTGTTCTGGTTCTGAACTTGATGTGAGATGCTTGAAGACTCTACAGAGATCAGTGATTGATCCTAGGGGCGTATTAGAATCCTCATGGAATTTTAGCAGCTTCATATGCTCCTTTACTGGTGTGGAATGTTGGTACCCTGATGAAGAGAGGGTCCTCTCGCTGCGTCTCAGCAACATGGGTCTTGAAGGCCAGTTTCCTCAAGGTCTTGAGTATTGCACAAGTCTAGTCACCCTTGACCTGTCGTGTAACAATTTTTCAGGGTCCATCCCTTCCGACATCGCAAGGCAGCTGCCCTATTTGTCATCTCTGGACCTTTCATTCAACATTTTTTCAGGTGAAATCCCTCCTGCCATCTCAAATTTGGCATACCTGAACGACCTCTACCTTCCGCGCAACCAACTCAGCGGTCAGATTCCTGGCCAATTTGGTGTGATGGCTCGGTTAACATCGTTCGATGTTGCAGACAACTTGTTGTCAGGACCTATTCCTTTGGCATTACAGAAGTTTCCGGCTTCAACTTTCGCTGGTAACCCAGAGCTTTGTGATGCACCGTTGGATAAGTGTCCCAGAAAAACAACGAAGCGGAGGCTGATAATCCATGACGAGTCCGTTATTGGTGCGGCGGCTGGGTTCGTCGTGGGTTTCGTGGCGGCCTTCAACTTAGGGGCTATTGGAACAAGTGCTAATATCTAA
- the LOC120708943 gene encoding 2-alkenal reductase (NADP(+)-dependent): MEREASASASAVARNRKVVLRGYIDRAPREDDMEFVDGGDVALRVPGGAGGPAVLVKNLYLSCDPYMRGRMRDFQGSYIPPFKPGSPIEGFGVGRVIDSTHPGFSAGDFVSGMTGWEDYSLITKPEQLRKIQQSDIPLSYHLGLLGMPGFTAYVGFYEICSPKKGEFVFVSAASGAVGQIVGQLAKLHGCYVVGSAGTDQKVELLKEKFGFDAAFNYKEEPDLAAALKRHFPEGIDIYFENVGGPMLDAVLLNMRIHGRIAVCGMVSQHGLTAPAGIHNLFSLVSKRIEMKGFIQSDYLHLFPQFVDDITKHYREGKIAYVEDMSIGLESGPAAFVGLFSGKNVGKQVVCVSQD, translated from the exons atggagaGAGAGGcgtcggcttcggcttcggcggtGGCGAGGAACAGGAAGGTGGTGCTGCGCGGGTACATCGACCGCGCGCCGAGGGAGGACGACATGGAGttcgtcgacggcggcgacgtGGCGCTGCGCGTCcccgggggcgccggcggccccgcGGTGCTGGTGAAGAACCTCTACCTCTCCTGCGACCCCTACATGCGCGGCCGGATGCGGGACTTCCAGGGATCCTACATCCCGCCCTTCAAGCCCGGATCG CCTATTGAAGGGTTTGGTGTGGGGAGGGTGATCGACTCCACTCACCCAGGATTCAGTGCTGGTGATTTTGTTTCGGGGATGACTGGTTGGGAGGACTACAGTCTGATCACCAAGCCTGAACAGCTCAGGAAGATTCAGCAAAGTGACATACCGCTCTCTTATCATTTGGGCCTACTTG GCATGCCTGGTTTTACAGCTTATGTTGGATTCTATGAGATCTGTTCACCAAAGAAAGGGGAATTTGTCTTTGTTTCTGCTGCGTCCGGAGCAGTTGGCCAGATTGTTGGTCAACTTGCAAAGCTCCATGGCTGCTATGTTGTGGGAAGTGCTGGAACAGATCAGAAG GTTGAGCTCCTGAAGGAAAAGTTTGGATTTGATGCAGCTTTCAATTACAAGGAAGAGCCTGATTTGGCTGCTGCTTTAAAAAG GCACTTTCCTGAAGGTATTGACATCTACTTTGAGAACGTTGGTGGACCAATGCTTGATGCAGTACTACTCAACATGAGGATACACGGACGCATTGCAGTGTGTGGGATGGTTTCCCAGCACGGGTTAACTGCTCCTGCTGGGATCCACAATCTGTTCTCCCTTGTAAGCAAGAGGATAGAGATGAAGGGATTCATCCAGAGCGATTACCTCCACCTGTTCCCACAATTTGTTGATGACATCACCAAACATTACAGAGAGGGCAAGATTGCGTATGTGGAAGATATGAGCATCGGTCTGGAAAGTGGACCTGCTGCCTTTGTTGGTCTGTTCAGTGGTAAAAATGTTGGCAAGCAGGTTGTGTGCGTGTCACAAGACTGA
- the LOC120708944 gene encoding probable inactive receptor kinase At1g27190 isoform X1 yields the protein MSMDFMIVWLFLILGSLSSCSGTASDVLCLQRLKGSLGDPNGALSSWNFSHNATEGHDICRFTGVECWPDYYKNRVMFLHLGNLGLQGSFPRGLQFCKILTTLNLSVNSLSGPLPADISLQMPYVTHLNLSHNRFSGEIPADISRRLPFIMALDLSNNSFSGEIPRTIADLPYLNTLNLQSNSLSCPIPGSLRRFPAQDFAGNDGLCGAPLDRKCKERLRRRRMRLGLRRVNDASSVGAAVGFVVGFVAAFYSPHWFAFVFSGPTSCVRASDSSEIIISVIGES from the exons ATGAGCATGGACTTCATGATCGTCTGGCTGTTTCTCATCCTAGGCAGCTTATCCTCTTGTTCTGGTACCGCCAGTGACGTCCTGTGCTTGCAGCGCCTGAAAGGATCGCTGGGTGATCCTAACGGTGCGCTCTCCTCTTGGAACTTCTCCCACAACGCCACGGAAGGCCACGACATCTGCAGATTCACCGGTGTCGAGTGCTGGCCTGACTACTACAAGAACCGCGTCATGTTCCTGCACCTCGGCAACCTGGGCCTCCAAGGTTCATTTCCTCGAGGCCTTCAGTTCTGCAAGATCCTTACAACCCTGAACCTGTCGGTCAACAGCCTCTCAGGCCCCCTCCCTGCGGACATCTCTCTGCAGATGCCATACGTCACACATCTAAACCTCTCGCACAACAGATTCTCAG GTGAAATCCCGGCAGACATCTCGCGGCGGCTGCCGTTCATCATGGCCCTGGACCTCTCGAACAACAGCTTCTCAGGCGAAATCCCGCGCACCATCGCTGACCTGCCGTACCTCAACACCCTCAACCTTCAGAGCAACTCGTTGTCATGTCCCATCCCGGGTTCTCTCCGGAGGTTCCCGGCCCAAGATTTCGCCGGCAACGACGGGCTCTGTGGGGCGCCTCTGGACCGTAAGTGCAAGGAGCggttgcgccggcggcggatgcGGCTCGGCCTGCGCAGGGTCAACGACGCTTCCAGCGTCGGCGCCGCGGTGGGTTTCGTCGTGGGGTTCGTGGCGGCGTTCTACTCCCCGCACTGGTTCGCCTTCGTCTTCTCCGGCCCTACATCTTGTGTGCGTGCGAGCGATTCGTCGGAGATTATTATCAGTGTAATCGGTGAATCGTAA
- the LOC120708944 gene encoding probable inactive receptor kinase At1g27190 isoform X4, whose amino-acid sequence MPSAVLLCLDQLTAATIFLHFKRSFNFECSFTAFSRFFLWFLLLRSSSFCSGSELDVRCLKTLQRSVIDPRGVLESSWNFSSFICSFTGVECWYPDEERVLSLRLSNMGLEGQFPQGLEYCTSLVTLDLSCNNFSGSIPSDIARQLPYLSSLDLSFNIFSDNLLSGPIPLALQKFPASTFAGNPELCDAPLDKCPRKTTKRRLIIHDESVIGAAAGFVVGFVAAFNLGAIGTSANI is encoded by the exons ATGCCTTCTGCAGTTCTGCTTTGCTTGGATCAACTAACAGCCG CAACGATATTTCTTCATTTCAAGAGGAGCTTTAATTTTGAGTGTTCTTTCACAGCTTTCAGCAG GTTCTTCCTCTGGTTTCTGCTTTTGAGGAGCTCATCATTTTGTTCTGGTTCTGAACTTGATGTGAGATGCTTGAAGACTCTACAGAGATCAGTGATTGATCCTAGGGGCGTATTAGAATCCTCATGGAATTTTAGCAGCTTCATATGCTCCTTTACTGGTGTGGAATGTTGGTACCCTGATGAAGAGAGGGTCCTCTCGCTGCGTCTCAGCAACATGGGTCTTGAAGGCCAGTTTCCTCAAGGTCTTGAGTATTGCACAAGTCTAGTCACCCTTGACCTGTCGTGTAACAATTTTTCAGGGTCCATCCCTTCCGACATCGCAAGGCAGCTGCCCTATTTGTCATCTCTGGACCTTTCATTCAACATTTTTTCAG ACAACTTGTTGTCAGGACCTATTCCTTTGGCATTACAGAAGTTTCCGGCTTCAACTTTCGCTGGTAACCCAGAGCTTTGTGATGCACCGTTGGATAAGTGTCCCAGAAAAACAACGAAGCGGAGGCTGATAATCCATGACGAGTCCGTTATTGGTGCGGCGGCTGGGTTCGTCGTGGGTTTCGTGGCGGCCTTCAACTTAGGGGCTATTGGAACAAGTGCTAATATCTAA
- the LOC120708944 gene encoding probably inactive leucine-rich repeat receptor-like protein kinase At5g48380 isoform X2 yields MPSAVLLCLDQLTAATIFLHFKRSFNFECSFTAFSRFFLWFLLLRSSSFCSGSELDVRCLKTLQRSVIDPRGVLESSWNFSSFICSFTGVECWYPDEERVLSLRLSNMGLEGQFPQGLEYCTSLVTLDLSCNNFSGSIPSDIARQLPYLSSLDLSFNIFSGEIPPAISNLAYLNDLYLPRNQLSGQIPGQFGVMARLTSFDVADNLLSGPIPLALQKFPASTFAGNPELCDAPLDKCPRKTTKRRLIIHDESVIGAAAGFVVGFVAAFNLGAIGTSANI; encoded by the exons ATGCCTTCTGCAGTTCTGCTTTGCTTGGATCAACTAACAGCCG CAACGATATTTCTTCATTTCAAGAGGAGCTTTAATTTTGAGTGTTCTTTCACAGCTTTCAGCAG GTTCTTCCTCTGGTTTCTGCTTTTGAGGAGCTCATCATTTTGTTCTGGTTCTGAACTTGATGTGAGATGCTTGAAGACTCTACAGAGATCAGTGATTGATCCTAGGGGCGTATTAGAATCCTCATGGAATTTTAGCAGCTTCATATGCTCCTTTACTGGTGTGGAATGTTGGTACCCTGATGAAGAGAGGGTCCTCTCGCTGCGTCTCAGCAACATGGGTCTTGAAGGCCAGTTTCCTCAAGGTCTTGAGTATTGCACAAGTCTAGTCACCCTTGACCTGTCGTGTAACAATTTTTCAGGGTCCATCCCTTCCGACATCGCAAGGCAGCTGCCCTATTTGTCATCTCTGGACCTTTCATTCAACATTTTTTCAGGTGAAATCCCTCCTGCCATCTCAAATTTGGCATACCTGAACGACCTCTACCTTCCGCGCAACCAACTCAGCGGTCAGATTCCTGGCCAATTTGGTGTGATGGCTCGGTTAACATCGTTCGATGTTGCAGACAACTTGTTGTCAGGACCTATTCCTTTGGCATTACAGAAGTTTCCGGCTTCAACTTTCGCTGGTAACCCAGAGCTTTGTGATGCACCGTTGGATAAGTGTCCCAGAAAAACAACGAAGCGGAGGCTGATAATCCATGACGAGTCCGTTATTGGTGCGGCGGCTGGGTTCGTCGTGGGTTTCGTGGCGGCCTTCAACTTAGGGGCTATTGGAACAAGTGCTAATATCTAA
- the LOC120708945 gene encoding probable inactive receptor kinase At1g27190 yields MSATAGATKFLLWLLLLSTSSSSPSCSASELDITCLKTVKQSVVDPNGILESSWNFDNATNGFICWFTGVECWGRRVHALNLSSLGLEGQFPQGLEYCTALFRLDLSNNKFSGPIPWNIAQQAAYLTSLDLSYNSFSGEIPIGICRDLNVLNIQHNQLSGQIPRDFDELLRLTSLSVADNQLFGLIPSSLSKFPASSFSGNQGLCGPPLGDCANTNESSLIWYIIDDMIKDDFIVVGAAAGFVVGFVAAFYFPHLFVFSQKLHPYVYRIC; encoded by the coding sequence ATGTCTGCGACGGCTGGTGCTACCAAGTTCCTCCTTTGGCTACTCCTCTTGAGCACGAGCAGCAGCTCGCCATCGTGCTCTGCTTCCGAACTTGACATCACATGCCTCAAGACTGTAAAACAGTCAGTGGTCGATCCCAACGGCATACTGGAATCATCGTGGAATTTCGACAACGCCACCAACGGCTTCATTTGCTGGTTTACAGGTGTGGAGTGCTGGGGCCGCAGGGTTCACGCGTTGAATCTCAGCAGCTTGGGTCTTGAAGGCCAGTTCCCTCAAGGTCTCGAGTACTGTACGGCCTTGTTCAGGCTGGACCTGTCGAACAACAAATTCTCAGGACCCATCCCTTGGAACATCGCACAGCAGGCGGCATACTTGACGTCTCTTGATCTCTCCTACAACAGTTTTTCAGGTGAAATCCCAATCGGCATCTGCAGAGACCTGAACGTCCTGAACATTCAGCACAACCAACTCAGCGGTCAAATTCCAAGGGACTTCGATGAGCTTCTTCGGTTAACATCGCTCAGTGTCGCAGACAACCAGTTGTTTGGGCTTATTCCTTCGTCTTTGTCCAAGTTCCCGGCATCAAGCTTCTCTGGTAACCAAGGGCTCTGCGGTCCACCGCTGGGTGATTGTGCCAATACAAACGAATCGAGTCTGATATGGTACATCATCGACGACATGATCAAAGACGACTTCATTGTTGTTGGCGCAGCTGCTGGGTTCGTGGTGGGATTCGTGGCGGCGTTCTACTTCCCGCACTTGTTTGTCTTCTCCCAAAAGCTCCATCCATATGTCTACCGCATCTGTTGA
- the LOC120708939 gene encoding protein ACCELERATED CELL DEATH 6-like has protein sequence MCSMNPLLLASACFGSWRALSFLLNRQDHYGPPTDAVAAQAFTELLEGDDTSSPPPQQEASDVEEGADHTATTGAWPPTAAPPLLEGVTVDGDTALHVLATCGDGDIFLRSADIAYRRASYLLAAQNGKGDTPLHCAARAGRPRMVARLIALASGGEDGGGGSGERLKEVVRKENERKETALHDAVRHGSKHTVDLMEADSELALFPKQGTSPLYLAVLLERLDIAKSLYVMSSGNLSYSGPNGQNALHAAVLRGQEMTRMLLRWNIGLTTQGDEKGSTPLHFATSMLRPKPVNYWIHRPWISGIWHPDMPFEQVLQANLAPMFQSDNEGLFPVHVAASIGSNKAVVRFLHKCPNIAGLRDTRGRTFLHVAVEKKRWHVASHACKTPSLSWIWNMQDNDGNTALHLAVKLGFQDIFCLLLGNLQVNLNITNNNGETPLDLSDSNICDGSFCSWNPRFLINSALKFCHAKHGNRRMDHFEEKCIKPLDEKEESKKMTSSTQTLGLGSVLMASVAFAASFTLPGDYGDGGKPNLSGRYVFDAFIAANSLAFACAGMATVNLMYSGTAIVDVPLRIWHFDIAMFFAFGSVTSLGTAFALGLYVTLAPVAYMTATAICVVASVVSLCAFMDPLRGRAVARALYARMGNQALLIFARIIILRGAMVYWPLVTSFISAAISAKHRQK, from the exons ATGTGTTCCATGAATCCCTTGCTGCTAGCATCAGCATGCTTTGGCTCCTGGAGGGCACTGAGCTTTCTTCTCAATAGGCAAGATCATTACGGGCCACCAACGGATGCCGTGGCAGCCCAAGCATTCACTGAATTGCTCGAGGGCGACGACACCTcaagcccgccgccgcagcaggaaGCTTCTGACGTCGAAGAAGGCGCCGATCACACGGCGACGACGGGGGCGTGGCCTCCTACTGCTGCACCGCCGCTTCTGGAGGGTGTCACCGTCGACGGCGACACGGCACTACACGTGCTGGCTACCTGTGGAGACGGCGACATCTTCTTGAGGAGCGCTGACATCGCCTACCGCCGGGCCAGCTACCTCCTGGCCGCACAGAACGGCAAGGGCGACACACCCCTGCActgtgctgcccgagctgggAGGCCCAGAATGGTCGCTCGTCTCATCGCTCtggccagcggcggcgaggacggcgggggCGGCAGCGGAGAGAGGCTCAAGGAAGTCGTGAGGAAGGAGAATGAGAGGAAGGAGACCGCCTTGCACGACGCCGTCCGGCATGGTAGCAAGCACACGGTAGACCTCATGGAGGCTGATTCGGAACTGGCTTTGTTTCCTAAACAAGGCACGTCGCCATTGTATCTGGCCGTCTTGCTAGAACGCCTCGACATTGCCAAGTCTCTGTATGTCATGAGTAGTGGGAATCTTTCTTATTCTGGACCTAATGGGCAAAATGCACTGCATGCTGCTGTTCTTCGAGGCCAAG AGATGACAAGAATGCTACTGCGATGGAACATTGGCCTGACAACGCAAGGGGATGAAAAAGGCAGCACGCCCCTTCATTTCGCAACATCAATGCTGCGCCCAAAACCTGTAAACTACTGGATCCACCGCCCTTGGATCAGTGGTATTTGGCATCCAGACATGCCATTCGAACAGGTGCTGCAAGCCAACCTAGCCCCAATGTTTCAGTCAGATAACGAGGGGCTATTCCCAGTGCACGTTGCTGCCAGTATAGGATCGAACAAGGCCGTTGTCAGATTTCTGCACAAGTGTCCCAACATCGCTGGGCTGCGTGACACTAGAGGAAGAACTTTCCTTCACGTCGCTGTCGAGAAGAAGCGATGGCATGTAGCCTCGCATGCTTGCAAAACTCCGTCGCTGTCGTGGATTTGGAACATGCAGGATAATGATGGGAACACTGCGCTACACTTGGCAGTAAAACTTGGGTTTCAGGACATATTTTGCTTACTCTTGGGGAACCTGCAGGTGAACTTAAATATAACCAATAACAATGGGGAAACTCCTCTGGACCTGTCGGATAGTAATATTTGTGATGGATCTTTTTGTTCGTGG AATCCCAGATTCTTGATCAACAGCGCATTAAAGTTCTGTCATGCTAAGCACGGTAACCGTCGGATGGATCACTTTGAAGAAAAGTGCATTAAGCCACTGGATGAGAAGGAAGAATCAAAGAAGATGACAAGTTCCACGCAGACTTTGGGCCTCGGTTCAGTGCTCATGGCGAGCGTGGCATTTGCTGCAAGTTTCACTCTACCTGGAGACTATGGTGACGGTGGCAAGCCAAATCTGTCTGGGAGGTACGTCTTTGACGCGTTCATCGCCGCCAACTCGCTGGCGTTCGCTTGCGCCGGCATGGCTACCGTCAACCTCATGTACTCTGGGACAGCGATCGTCGATGTCCCGTTGCGCATCTGGCACTTCGACATAGCCATGTTCTTCGCGTTTGGTTCCGTCACAAGTCTGGGCACGGCCTTTGCGTTAGGCTTGTACGTCACTCTGGCTCCGGTAGCTTATATGACTGCGACTGCGATCTGTGTGGTGGCGTCTGTTGTGTCTCTCTGCGCGTTCATGGACCCCTTGCGAGGCCGCGCAGTAGCAAGAGCGTTGTATGCTAGAATGGGGAATCAGGCGTTGCTCATTTTTGCACGCATTATCATCCTCCGAGGAGCAATGGTCTATTGGCCCTTGGTAACAAGCTTCATTTCGGCAGCGATTTCAGCTAAACATCGCCAGAAATGA